In the Maridesulfovibrio zosterae DSM 11974 genome, one interval contains:
- a CDS encoding sensor domain-containing diguanylate cyclase, with the protein MEQLSKLLKDNETWLMEQILSYSKRHNYTKYTSTLLDAWRLSISGLTDALCMNLHMHGIQEPQLHADENYTNDPVTEFGRLEARRHRARGINISMFLGLFKYYRDTYIDLIIEKSPEKLKEPWIRFILKSFDRFEISLSAEWITTKDSEHIAKIEETNRHLSNEKNKYLTLFESTPRPAFLIDRKGLLDNLNLAAAQLLGLSKTSGEMYYSKGHSTLDKKVGVLHKPLRNYLPWIEKEATSFLQGNSSTQRIETNTDLFGAHKYFDVFFARMLDVSDKFTGILIIIDDITQRKQLEDQLSYLATTDALTGANNLHRFLERGEEEMEHAKRYERPLSLIMLDIDHFKAVNDTYGHAVGDDVLRSLSTKCREILRLTDLFGRIGGEEFAAVLPETDLEEARLAAERVRRALSQLKIDGPDSSISFTVSIGVVEREENKNLADVIQNADKALYEAKHMGRNRVVTKTRNAYG; encoded by the coding sequence ATGGAACAACTTTCAAAATTATTGAAAGATAATGAAACATGGCTCATGGAACAAATTCTTTCATATTCTAAGCGTCATAACTATACTAAATATACGTCTACACTATTAGATGCATGGCGCTTATCCATATCGGGGCTGACAGATGCTCTGTGTATGAACCTTCATATGCATGGCATACAAGAGCCTCAACTTCATGCTGATGAAAACTATACAAATGATCCTGTTACTGAATTCGGAAGACTTGAAGCCAGAAGACACCGGGCACGAGGTATCAACATTTCTATGTTCCTTGGTCTTTTCAAATATTACCGGGATACATATATTGATTTGATTATCGAAAAAAGTCCTGAAAAGTTAAAGGAACCTTGGATTCGTTTTATTTTAAAAAGTTTCGACCGCTTTGAAATATCCTTGAGTGCTGAATGGATAACGACAAAAGACTCCGAGCATATTGCTAAAATTGAGGAGACAAATCGTCATCTTTCCAATGAAAAGAACAAGTATCTGACTCTATTTGAAAGCACCCCGAGACCGGCATTTCTGATCGACAGAAAAGGTTTACTTGACAATTTAAACCTTGCTGCGGCCCAGTTACTTGGATTGAGTAAAACATCCGGGGAAATGTACTACTCAAAGGGACATAGCACTTTAGACAAAAAAGTCGGAGTACTTCACAAACCATTGAGGAATTACCTGCCTTGGATAGAAAAAGAAGCAACATCTTTTTTGCAGGGAAATTCTTCTACTCAAAGGATAGAGACAAATACAGACTTATTTGGTGCACATAAATATTTTGATGTATTTTTTGCCCGTATGCTGGATGTGTCAGACAAATTCACTGGAATACTTATAATTATTGATGACATTACCCAAAGAAAACAACTGGAAGACCAATTAAGCTATTTGGCCACAACAGACGCGCTTACAGGGGCTAACAATCTTCACCGTTTCCTTGAAAGGGGCGAAGAGGAAATGGAGCATGCTAAACGTTATGAAAGACCTCTATCGCTTATCATGCTTGATATTGATCACTTTAAAGCTGTAAACGATACATATGGACATGCGGTAGGGGATGATGTCTTGAGATCTCTTTCTACTAAATGTCGAGAAATACTCCGCCTGACAGATCTTTTCGGAAGGATTGGAGGTGAAGAGTTTGCTGCTGTTTTACCTGAGACAGATTTAGAAGAGGCAAGGCTGGCTGCCGAAAGAGTCAGAAGAGCCCTTTCTCAATTAAAAATTGATGGTCCTGATAGCAGCATTTCATTTACAGTATCTATTGGAGTTGTTGAACGCGAAGAAAATAAAAATCTTGCCGATGTTATACAAAATGCAGACAAAGCTCTTTACGAAGCAAAACACATGGGTAGGAATAGAGTTGTTACTAAAACCCGGAATGCTTATGGATAA
- a CDS encoding transporter substrate-binding domain-containing protein yields MFTVYQYRVIIPVCFLTLFLSFQDVQAKDRIVVAIDSNYAPISLLTPAGDPAGILVEMWKLWGAQTGTDVDFVAGTWSETLNMVKSGKADVHSGLFKNDERSSWMDFSDTLYSIKSALYQRTNSPPYLMDKLAHKKIGVVSGTYQAAYLRNKFNDISINEYDGHEALITELIAGKVDVIFDEITIVSRILTRLGCEGLVTRIKGSTTANTVHAGVLKGKVKLLNIINKGFRNISREKLSSIDRHWIKNPEDRFYQKDVTGAEVVLTDEEKKYIQKHASISLTSTPNWPPFEMKQDDGSYAGIAADFIRMAAGKVGIEINPVFDTNWDAHMKNLKAGKLDAAPGLNDTPKRRKDFIFTKPYIEYYSAIFTTSENNDIFSPEDLKGKTVALEKGYAIARNLPTDHPEIKMLPVKTTQDALEAVATGKADAYIGNQVVASYLIKKYTLPNLKLVSLWRTDLPGQLRFAVDKDNPILKNILQKGLDAITKKEKNAILSTYLDASGFQKKIFSLTKEQWSWLKSHPQIKLGIDPQSAPFEFIDKKGKMQGIASEYINFIQDKLKVEMTPVAGLSWNEVLQYAMEGRLDILPSITKTPSREKYLLFTEPYIEFPIVIFSPKDAHLISQLSDITSGRIAVVEGYAAHEYLASDHPELELLLFPTVPDAVAALTLGKVDWLINDLATTSYIIEQKGITNLKVAAATDYIMPLAMAVRKDSPELLEILNKVLSVVSDEQADEFKGKWLALKYEHGLDMYTVMTWALPITGGGLLIIGLVVLWNRKLGSEITERRKAQSELAETLKCLDEKNTMLEGLSTKLAKYLSPQVYDSIFSGNRDVVLSTERKKLTVFFSDIKNFTQTTDDMQPEDLTALLNHYFTEMSAIAFEYGATIDKFIGDAMLMFFGDPESKGVKEDAKLCIRMAVAMQKRMVALEKEWQETGYDKPFKMRVGINTGYCNVGNFGSESRMDYTIIGGEVNLAARLEGQADPGGILISSETYNLVRDIVNVEERKPVEVKGIRRSIQPYAITSICGEENSCSAFGNMIRYNEHGFDLSIDINMLSNEKRKNISQRLSEIALYLEE; encoded by the coding sequence ATGTTTACCGTTTATCAGTATAGAGTAATAATACCTGTTTGTTTCCTAACGCTTTTTCTTAGCTTTCAGGATGTGCAGGCAAAAGACAGAATAGTTGTTGCCATTGACAGCAACTATGCCCCGATATCTCTACTTACACCTGCAGGTGATCCAGCTGGAATTCTAGTTGAAATGTGGAAACTGTGGGGCGCTCAGACCGGCACAGATGTTGATTTCGTAGCAGGTACTTGGAGTGAAACGTTAAATATGGTCAAGTCTGGTAAGGCCGATGTCCACTCTGGTTTATTTAAAAATGATGAGCGCTCTTCCTGGATGGATTTTTCAGACACCTTATACTCAATCAAAAGTGCATTATATCAAAGAACTAATTCTCCCCCATATTTAATGGATAAATTGGCTCACAAAAAGATAGGGGTCGTCTCCGGAACCTATCAGGCTGCCTATCTGCGCAATAAATTTAATGATATTTCGATTAATGAATATGACGGACATGAAGCTTTAATCACTGAGCTTATTGCCGGGAAAGTCGATGTTATTTTCGACGAAATAACCATTGTTTCAAGGATCTTAACAAGATTAGGATGCGAAGGATTAGTCACACGTATTAAAGGCTCAACGACAGCTAACACAGTACACGCCGGAGTACTGAAAGGAAAAGTTAAGTTACTTAATATTATCAATAAAGGTTTTCGAAATATCAGTCGCGAAAAGCTTTCATCAATTGACAGACACTGGATAAAAAATCCCGAAGACCGATTTTACCAAAAAGATGTAACCGGGGCAGAAGTTGTACTGACTGATGAAGAAAAGAAATACATTCAGAAACACGCTTCAATATCTCTGACTTCAACTCCAAACTGGCCTCCATTTGAAATGAAACAGGATGATGGTTCCTATGCAGGTATTGCAGCAGATTTCATTCGCATGGCTGCGGGTAAGGTCGGCATTGAGATAAATCCTGTTTTCGATACAAACTGGGATGCTCATATGAAGAACCTTAAAGCAGGCAAATTGGATGCTGCTCCGGGATTGAATGATACTCCAAAGCGCCGCAAAGATTTTATTTTTACTAAACCATATATAGAATATTACTCCGCCATATTCACCACCTCAGAAAATAACGATATTTTCTCTCCTGAAGATCTGAAAGGAAAGACGGTAGCTTTAGAAAAAGGTTACGCTATTGCACGAAATCTCCCAACTGACCACCCCGAGATCAAAATGCTGCCAGTTAAGACCACACAAGATGCTTTGGAAGCTGTGGCAACAGGAAAAGCGGATGCATATATAGGCAATCAGGTAGTTGCGTCCTATCTTATAAAAAAATACACACTCCCAAATTTGAAGCTTGTCAGCCTCTGGCGTACAGACCTTCCCGGTCAGCTTAGGTTTGCCGTTGATAAGGATAATCCAATACTAAAAAACATACTTCAAAAAGGTCTTGATGCTATAACAAAGAAAGAAAAAAATGCTATTCTTTCTACATACCTTGATGCTTCAGGTTTTCAGAAGAAAATTTTTTCACTCACAAAAGAACAATGGTCATGGCTGAAATCGCATCCGCAAATCAAACTTGGAATAGATCCGCAAAGCGCCCCTTTTGAATTCATTGATAAGAAAGGTAAAATGCAAGGGATTGCTTCGGAGTATATTAACTTTATTCAGGACAAGCTGAAAGTGGAGATGACCCCGGTTGCCGGTCTGAGCTGGAATGAGGTTCTCCAATATGCCATGGAAGGTCGTCTTGATATCCTGCCATCAATAACAAAAACTCCTTCAAGAGAAAAATATCTTCTTTTTACCGAGCCATATATTGAATTTCCTATAGTCATTTTCTCCCCAAAAGACGCTCACTTAATAAGTCAATTAAGCGATATTACCAGCGGCAGAATTGCTGTTGTCGAAGGTTATGCTGCCCATGAATATTTAGCTTCGGACCATCCTGAGCTGGAGTTGCTTCTATTTCCGACTGTTCCTGATGCAGTCGCAGCCCTTACGCTCGGCAAGGTGGATTGGCTTATAAATGATTTAGCTACAACAAGTTATATTATTGAACAAAAAGGAATAACCAATTTAAAAGTTGCTGCTGCAACGGATTATATAATGCCTCTGGCTATGGCTGTCCGCAAAGACTCCCCCGAACTACTGGAAATTTTGAATAAAGTATTGAGTGTTGTGTCAGATGAACAGGCTGATGAATTCAAAGGTAAATGGCTGGCCTTAAAATACGAGCATGGTCTGGATATGTATACGGTAATGACATGGGCATTACCTATTACCGGCGGCGGTCTTTTGATTATAGGGCTTGTCGTGCTTTGGAATAGAAAACTCGGCAGTGAAATTACTGAAAGAAGGAAGGCTCAGTCAGAACTGGCAGAGACTTTAAAATGTCTGGATGAAAAAAATACAATGCTTGAAGGATTGTCTACAAAACTGGCTAAATATTTGTCGCCGCAAGTATATGACTCAATCTTCTCGGGTAATAGAGATGTAGTTTTATCCACAGAGCGCAAAAAACTTACTGTCTTTTTCTCAGACATCAAGAACTTCACCCAGACGACGGATGATATGCAGCCGGAAGACCTTACAGCCCTGCTTAACCATTACTTCACAGAGATGTCTGCTATCGCTTTTGAATACGGTGCCACCATAGATAAATTTATTGGTGACGCTATGCTTATGTTCTTTGGAGATCCTGAATCCAAGGGAGTGAAAGAAGATGCAAAACTTTGTATACGTATGGCTGTAGCAATGCAGAAAAGAATGGTTGCACTAGAAAAAGAATGGCAGGAAACGGGATACGATAAGCCATTCAAAATGAGAGTGGGCATCAACACAGGATATTGCAATGTTGGCAACTTCGGTTCTGAATCACGAATGGATTATACTATCATCGGTGGTGAAGTTAATCTGGCAGCCCGTCTCGAAGGTCAGGCTGATCCGGGCGGAATACTTATATCTTCAGAAACATACAATCTAGTCAGGGACATCGTTAATGTAGAAGAGCGAAAGCCTGTAGAAGTTAAGGGAATTCGTAGAAGCATCCAGCCCTATGCCATCACTTCAATCTGCGGAGAAGAAAACTCCTGCTCCGCTTTTGGCAACATGATCCGCTACAATGAACATGGATTTGATCTATCCATAGATATCAATATGCTATCTAATGAAAAACGAAAGAATATCTCTCAACGCTTAAGTGAGATAGCCTTGTATCTGGAAGAGTAG